CGTTCTTTAATCCAGCCGATGTTTTCGCGATTTGACCGTTATGATATTTCTCCGGTTGGCCGTTTTAAAATTAATCAGCGGTTGGATCTTAAAAAAGAATCGCGACAACTTGATTTGGAAGATCTGATAGCAATTATCAAAGAAATTGTAAAACTTAATAACGAACCGATGGCCGAAGCCGATGATATTGACCACCTCGGTAATCGCCGCGTGAGAGCGGTGGGAGAATTGGTTCAGAACAGATTGCGGGTCGGGTTCGCCAGAATGCGCAGGGTTATTCAGGACAGGATGTCAACCTTAAACGCTATGGAAATATCAATGCCGACACAGTTGATTAATCCCAAAATTTTGATAGCGGTGGTAAAGGAATTCTTTATGCTTTCCCAGTTTTCTCAGTTTATGAACCAAGAAAATTTCTTGGCCGAACTTGAGCATAAGCGTTTGCTTTCGGTTTTGGGTCCCGGCGGATTGACTCGCGAGCGGGCCGGATTTGAAGTCCGCGATGTTCATCGTTCTTACTACGGACGTATTTGCCCGATTCAAACTCCCGAAGGAGCTAATATTGGATTGGTCAATCACTTAGCCAATCTCAGCCGGGTGAATGAATTCGGTTTCCTGGAGGCGCCATATTATAAAGTTAAAAATGGGATAGTCGGTTTGGAAGTGATCTGGCTTGACGCTTTTGAGGAAGAAAAATATAACATCGCTCACGCCGCCATTGATATTGATAAAAAAGGAAAAATTTTAGAATCCACGGTTGAAGCGAGAATTAAAGGCGAGCCGGCCACTTGTTTAAGAGAAGAACTTGATTTTATTGATGCCGCTCCGCATCAGGTTTTTTCCCCGGCCGCTTCCTTGATTCCTTTTATTGAACACGATGACGCCAACCGGGCGTTAATGGGTTCAAACATGCAACGACAAGCCGTTCCGCTGATTAAACCGGAAGCTCCGTTAGTAGGCACCGGGCTGGAAGGAAAAATCGCCGAGAATTCCCACCAAGTGATTACCGCTCCGGCTGACGGAGAAATTACCGTCGTTGACGCTAAACATATTGAGCTGAAAACTGCCGCGGGAACAAAAAAATATGATTTGATTAAATTCAAACGGTCCAATCAATCAACCTGCATCTCTCAATATCCGGTTATCAAAAAAGGACAAAAAATAAAGAAAGGGGATTTTTTAACCAGCGCCTCTTCAATAGACAATGGCCAGTTGGCATTAGGGCAGAATCTTTTAGTGGCTTTCACTCCGTGGGAAGGAGCCAATTTTGAAGATGCGGTTATTCTTTCGGAGAGAGTAGTGAATGATGACCGTTTCACGTCCATACATATTGAAGATCACTACTGTGACGTCCGCGAAACCAAACTTGGCCCGGAAATTACTACTCCTGATATTCCCAATGTATCCGAAGATAAATTAAGAAACCTTGATGAAGAGGGAACTGTTAGAATTGGAACCGAAGTTAACCCGGATGATATTTTGGTGGGAAAAATTTCTCCAAAAGGGGAATCTGAATTAACCTCCGAAGAACGTTTATTGAGGGCTATTTTTGGCGAAGAAGCCCGCGATGTTAAAGACACTTCTCTGGTAATGCCTCACGGAGAACAAGGGCGGGTTATTGGCATAAAAATTTCTTCCCGTGAAAAAGGAGACCAACTTGACCCGGGCGTCATAAAAAGAATCCAAATCCAGGTAGCCCAGTTAAGCAATATCCAGGTCGGCGATAAATTGACGGGCCGCCACGGAAATAAAGGCGTCATTTCTCAAATCAGACCGGTTGAAGACATGCCTTATCTTGAAGATGGAACGCCGGTTGACGTGATTCTTAATCCTTTGGGCGTTGCTTCCCGGATGAATATCGGCCAAATTTTGGAAACCCATTTGGGTTTTGCCGCCAAAAAATTAGGATATCAGGCGGTTACTCCGATTTTCACCGGCGCTTCTGAAGACCAAATAAGAGAAGAACTCAAGAAAGCCGGTCTGCCGGAAGACGGAAAAGTAAAAATTTTTGACGGCCGGACCGGTGAAGCTTTCCGTAATCCGATAACGGTCGGCTACATATATGTAATGAAGCTTAACCACTTGGTTAAAGATAAAATTCACATGCGGTCTACCGGCCCCTACTCTCTTATCACTCAACAGCCCTTGGGCGGCAAAGCGCGTCTTGGCGGCCAGCGTTTCGGAGAAATGGAAGTCTGGGCCCTTGAAGGGTACGGCGCCAGTCATACGCTTCAGGAAATGCTTACTATTAAATCCGATGACGTAATGGGCCGTTCTTCAACTTTTGAATCCATAATCAAAGGAGAAAAAATCAAAAAACCCAGTTTACCGGCTTCCTTCAATGTTTTGGTAAGTGAAATTAAAAGCTTGGGATTGGACGTGGAAATAATAAAATCCAACGACCAAAAAGACAGGTTGGAAAAAGACCTTAAAGATATTCAGGCTATTTCCATAAAATTGGCCTCGCCGGAAAAAATTATTTCTTGGTCTTCAGGAGAAGTCACTAAAGCCGAAACCATCAACTACCGCACCCAACGACCCGAAAAAGACGGATTATTTTCCGAGAGAATTTTCGGACCGACCAAGGACTGGGAATGTTATTGCGGCAAATATAAAAAAATCCGTTACAAAGGCGTGGTCTGCGACAAGTGCGGCGTTGAAGTCACTCGCTCAATAGTCAGACGCGAACGGATGGGGCACATTAATTTAGCCGCTCCGGTTGTTCATATTTGGTTTCTGAAAAGCGTCCCTTCAAGATTAAGTTTGATTCTTGACGCGCCCCTGCCGAAACTGGAAAAAGTCATTTATTACGCCTCCTATATTGTCACGGCTATTAATAAAGACAGCAAAGATTATGAATTTAAAAAGAAAGAACTGCTTGCCGAAAATATCAAACCAGGGACAATTTTGAACGAGAACGAATATCTTGATTTAAGCGAACGTTTTGAAAAAACCTTGGAAATTAAATCCGGCGCCGAGGCGATTCGGAAAATTTTAGAGAACTTAGACCTTAAAACTCTGGTTCATCAGCTGGAAAAAGAACTAGAAGAGACCAAAGACGCCAATCGCCAAATACGAATTTTAAAACGGCTCAATTTGGTAAAATCCATGATAAAATCCGGCATCAGACCCGAATGGATGATTATGAATGTCTTGCCGGTTTTGCCTCCCGATTTAAGGCCGATGGTCGCTTTAGACGGCGGTCGTTTCGCCACTTCCGACCTTAACGATCTTTATCGGAGAGTTATTAATCGCAATAATCGTTTGAAGAAACTGCTTGAATTGAAAGCGCCGGAAGTGATTGTCACTAACGAAAAGCGAATGTTGCAGGAAGCCGTTGACGCTTTAATAGACAACGCCAGTTCCATCGGCGCCCAACAACTTTCCGCTCAGCGCCGTCCATTAAAATCCCTGGCTGATATGCTCCGGGGCAAACAGGGCCGTTTCCGCCAAAATCTTTTGGGCAAACGGGTTGATTATTCCGGCCGCTCCGTAATTGTCGTCGGCCCCGAATTAAAACTTGGCGAATGCGGTTTGCCTAAAAAAATGGCCTTGGAACTTTTTCGTCCTTTTATTATCCATAAAGTTATTGAACGCAGTTTGGCTCATAATATTAAAAACGCCAATAAATTTATTGACCAGGGTTCGGACGAGGTCTGGGCGATTTTAGAAGAAGTCATCGCGGACAAAAAAGTACTGCTTAACCGGGCGCCGACTCTCCACCGTTTGAGCATCCAGGCCTTTAAACCGATTCTTGTGGAAGGATTGGCTATTAAAATTCCGCCGCTGGTTTGCGCGGCTTTTAATGCCGACTTTGACGGCGACCAAATGGCCGTCCATCTGCCGCTTTCCGAAGAAGCTCAATATGAAGCCAGAGAACTCATACTCTCTACGGTTAATCTCTTGAAACCGGCTTCAGGCCACCCGGTCGTCAGTCCTACTCAGGATATCGTCTTGGGCTGTTATTTCCTTACCAAACTCCAGCCGGAAGCGAAGGGAAAAAATTCAATCTTTTCAAGCTTTGCCGAAGCCACTTTGGCTTATGAGCGCGGTTTTCTTGACCTTAACGCGCCGATTAAAATCGCCCTTCCGAAAAGAAGCAAAAAACTCATAGATACAACTTATGGCCGTTTAATCTTCAATAATCAGCTTCCGAAAAATTTTGATTTTATCAACGAACTGCTCAATAAAACCGCTCTCTCAAAAATCAGTTCCTTGATTATAGAAAAAGTGGGCATCAATCAAGCCGCCGTTTATTTGGACAACATTAAAAATATCGGCTTTGAATACGCCACCATTTCCGGAATTACCTGGGGAATGGACGATTTGAAAATACCGGAACAAAAACCTCAAATCATTGAAAAAGCGGAAAAAGAAGTAGCCACGGTCAATGACGAATTCCGCCAGGGATTATTAACTAACGAAGAAAGAAAAAATCAGGTTATTATTATTTGGGATAAAACCAATAAAGAAATCGCCAGTCTTGTTCCTAAAACATTCCATCCCGACAATCCTGTCTTTATTATTTTAGATTCCAAAGCCCGCGGCGGCTGGGCGCAAACGGCCCAGATGACCGGCATGAAAGGATTGGTTATCAACCCGAGTGGAGAAGTCATTGAATTGCCCGTTAAATCATCTTATAAAGAAGGATTGGACATTTTAGAATACTTTATTTCCATTCACGGCGCCCGCAAAGGCCAGGCCGACACCGCGCTCAGAACGGCAGAAGCCGGATATTTGACCCGCCGTTTGATTGATGTAGCCCAGGACGTAATAATCCAGGAGGAGGATTGCCAAACAGAAGAAGGAATTGAAATTTTCAGAAAAGAAGGGGACGAATACGGTTATCATTTTGCCGAGCGGCTTTATTCGCGAACGGCTTTGGAAAATATAAAAATTAAAAGCAAAATTATCGTGAAAGCCGGTGAAGTTATCGGCCGCGAAGCCGCCGAGCTTATTGATAAATCAAAAGTGGAATCAGCTAAGGTCCGCTCGCCGATTACCTGTAAAACTCTTTACGGAATTTGTTCGCGCTGTTACGGCTTGGA
The window above is part of the bacterium genome. Proteins encoded here:
- the rpoC gene encoding DNA-directed RNA polymerase subunit beta' → MEKDLKDIQAISIKLASPEKIISWSSGEVTKAETINYRTQRPEKDGLFSERIFGPTKDWECYCGKYKKIRYKGVVCDKCGVEVTRSIVRRERMGHINLAAPVVHIWFLKSVPSRLSLILDAPLPKLEKVIYYASYIVTAINKDSKDYEFKKKELLAENIKPGTILNENEYLDLSERFEKTLEIKSGAEAIRKILENLDLKTLVHQLEKELEETKDANRQIRILKRLNLVKSMIKSGIRPEWMIMNVLPVLPPDLRPMVALDGGRFATSDLNDLYRRVINRNNRLKKLLELKAPEVIVTNEKRMLQEAVDALIDNASSIGAQQLSAQRRPLKSLADMLRGKQGRFRQNLLGKRVDYSGRSVIVVGPELKLGECGLPKKMALELFRPFIIHKVIERSLAHNIKNANKFIDQGSDEVWAILEEVIADKKVLLNRAPTLHRLSIQAFKPILVEGLAIKIPPLVCAAFNADFDGDQMAVHLPLSEEAQYEARELILSTVNLLKPASGHPVVSPTQDIVLGCYFLTKLQPEAKGKNSIFSSFAEATLAYERGFLDLNAPIKIALPKRSKKLIDTTYGRLIFNNQLPKNFDFINELLNKTALSKISSLIIEKVGINQAAVYLDNIKNIGFEYATISGITWGMDDLKIPEQKPQIIEKAEKEVATVNDEFRQGLLTNEERKNQVIIIWDKTNKEIASLVPKTFHPDNPVFIILDSKARGGWAQTAQMTGMKGLVINPSGEVIELPVKSSYKEGLDILEYFISIHGARKGQADTALRTAEAGYLTRRLIDVAQDVIIQEEDCQTEEGIEIFRKEGDEYGYHFAERLYSRTALENIKIKSKIIVKAGEVIGREAAELIDKSKVESAKVRSPITCKTLYGICSRCYGLDLGTNQPIKLGEAVGIIAAQSIGEPGTQLTLRTFHSGGVAGIDITHGLPRVEEVFEARSPRGKAILAETDGVVESIKEDNSIKIVKIKSSASKGKKAKYFEYTIPRTTILLVKTNDKIVKGQQVSEGSINLKELLIAQNSREVERYIVNEIQKIYVPEGTIINDKHIEIIIRQMFSRVTIKEEGDTNFVIGDVIEKSKFLEVNRQTKKLKGEPAKAQLILMGITQVSLTTESFLSAASFQETSRVLVGAAISGKVDKLRGLKENVIIGRLIPAGIGWRGIPVEAVSDEEENKEIEEGNK